A DNA window from Arachis duranensis cultivar V14167 chromosome 3, aradu.V14167.gnm2.J7QH, whole genome shotgun sequence contains the following coding sequences:
- the LOC107481936 gene encoding uncharacterized protein LOC107481936, with the protein MHQQGRNFLARCRQSGHLEILFRDAVSDLFLGGCHFAGMEMMHAVAAHGHSAAQYTVSMMLMLGDDVEAKNKGLETFRGLEAVGSLTICKLVFRDVIQGSWTHLRHVPVQNGENLVCVSHACPSRGNMGAIYHHQRYGRGWHVNDGDGGAAHIPCVHCRADYELILFVHLFDS; encoded by the coding sequence ATGCACCAGCAGGGAAGAAACTTCTTAGCACGATGCAGGCAGAGCGGGCACTTGGAAATTCTGTTTCGGGATGCTGTGTCTGACCTTTTTCTCGGCGGGTGTCATTTTGCAGGGATGGAAATGATGCACGCTGTCGCAGCCCACGGCCATTCGGCTGCCCAGTACACAGTGTCAATGATGCTGATGCTAGGTGATGACGTCGAGGCCAAGAACAAGGGCTTGGAAACATTTCGTGGGCTTGAGGCGGTCGGTTCCCTAACAATATGCAAATTGGTGTTTCGAGATGTTATCCAAGGGTCGTGGACACATCTGCGTCACGTGCCAGTGCAAAACGGAGAGAATCTAGTTTGTGTTTCGCATGCATGTCCAAGCCGTGGAAACATGGGTGCTATTTACCATCATCAACGCTATGGAAGAGGGTGGCACGTAAATGATGGTGATGGAGGTGCTGCTCATATTCCGTGTGTGCATTGTCGGGCAGACTATGAGCTGATCCTGTTTGTCCACCTCTTTGACTCATAG